A window of the Gossypium hirsutum isolate 1008001.06 chromosome A05, Gossypium_hirsutum_v2.1, whole genome shotgun sequence genome harbors these coding sequences:
- the LOC107960440 gene encoding ras-related protein RABA1c codes for MAGYRAEDDYDFLFKVVLIGDSGVGKSNLLSRFTRNEFSLESKSTIGVEFATRSLNVDGKVIKAQIWDTAGQERYRAITSAYYRGAVGALLVYDVTRHSTFENVERWLRELRDHTDPNIVVMLIGNKSDLRHLVAVPTEDAKSFAEKESLYFMETSALEATNVENAFAEVLTQIYHIVSKKAMETSDEGAASAVPSKGEKIDVSKDVSAIKKGGCCSS; via the exons TACAGGGCAGAGGATGACTACGACTTCCTTTTCAAGGTGGTGCTGATCGGTGATTCGGGAGTAGGCAAGTCTAACCTTCTCTCAAGGTTCACCAGGAACGAGTTTAGCCTCGAGTCCAAGTCCACTATTGGCGTTGAGTTCGCTACTCGTAGCTTGAATGTTGATGGTAAGGTCATCAAGGCTCAGATTTGGGACACTGCTGGTCAAGAAAG GTACCGTGCCATCACAAGTGCCTATTACCGAGGAGCTGTTGGTGCGCTACTTGTGTACGATGTGACCCGACACTCCACGTTTGAAAATGTGGAGAGGTGGTTAAGAGAGTTGAGGGATCACACGGATCCCAACATCGTGGTCATGCTCATAGGCAACAAATCAGATCTCCGACACCTTGTGGCTGTCCCAACTGAGGATGCAAAATCCTTTGCGGAGAAAGAATCCCTCTACTTCATGGAAACTTCAGCCCTGGAAGCAACAAACGTGGAAAACGCATTTGCAGAAGTGCTGACACAGATCTATCACATAGTAAGCAAGAAGGCAATGGAGACAAGTGATGAAGGGGCTGCTTCAGCTGTTCCATCCAAGGGGGAGAAAATTGATGTCAGTAAAGACGTGTCTGCAATAAAGAAAGGGGGTTGCTGCTCGAGCTAA
- the LOC107960439 gene encoding probable WRKY transcription factor 65 isoform X2, which translates to MDAGDPSFNKASNPYVTEQELEDNDNASSETGAESPPSTTFNDIKLSPKKGRSIQKRVVSVPIKDVEGSRFKGESAPPSDSWAWRKYGQKPIKGSPYPRGYYRCSSSKGCPARKQVERSHVDPKMLVITYSCEHNHPWPASRHNTAAAKQAAAAAKAAAAAEASTATVTAVKNEPSTSQADMEQESGTEERFTDLTEDSILTTGDEFAWFGEMETTSSTVLESPLFTERDECDADVAMVFPMKEEDESLFADLGELPECSFVFRHQRNVGPRVGIC; encoded by the exons ATGGACGCTGGTGATCCTAGTTTCAACAAAGCTAGTAACCCTTATGTTACTGAGCAAGAGTTAGAAGATAACGACAACGCTTCATCAGAAACCGGCGCTGAGTCTCCTCCTTCTACCACTTTCAACGATATCAAACTCTCTCCTAAAAAAGG GAGATCCATACAGAAAAGAGTTGTGTCAGTGCCTATCAAGGACGTTGAAGGTTCCCGCTTTAAAGGTGAGAGTGCTCCACCATCCGATTCTTGGGCTTGGCGAAAGTACGGCCAAAAACCCATCAAAGGCTCTCCTTATCCCAG AGGTTATTATCGGTGTAGTAGCTCGAAGGGATGTCCGGCAAGGAAACAAGTCGAGAGGAGTCATGTGGACCCTAAAATGTTAGTGATCACGTACTCCTGCGAACACAATCACCCTTGGCCCGCTTCTAGACACAATACCGCCGCCGCTAAGCAAGCTGCTGCGGCGGCGAAGGCAGCGGCTGCAGCGGAGGCATCAACCGCAACTGTAACAGCTGTAAAGAACGAGCCATCTACGTCGCAGGCCGACATGGAACAGGAATCAGGGACCGAAGAGAGGTTCACTGATTTGACGGAGGACTCGATTCTTACAACAGGGGACGAATTTGCTTGGTTCGGGGAGATGGAAACGACATCGTCGACGGTTCTGGAGAGCCCCCTGTTTACAGAAAGGGATGAATGCGATGCCGACGTGGCGATGGTCTTCCCGATGAAGGAAGAGGACGAGTCGTTATTCGCCGATCTGGGCGAGTTGCCTGAGTGCTCCTTTGTGTTTAGGCATCAACGGAATGTGGGACCACGGGTTGGGATCTGCTGA
- the LOC107960439 gene encoding probable WRKY transcription factor 65 isoform X1: MDAGDPSFNKASNPYVTEQELEDNDNASSETGAESPPSTTFNDIKLSPKKGRRSIQKRVVSVPIKDVEGSRFKGESAPPSDSWAWRKYGQKPIKGSPYPRGYYRCSSSKGCPARKQVERSHVDPKMLVITYSCEHNHPWPASRHNTAAAKQAAAAAKAAAAAEASTATVTAVKNEPSTSQADMEQESGTEERFTDLTEDSILTTGDEFAWFGEMETTSSTVLESPLFTERDECDADVAMVFPMKEEDESLFADLGELPECSFVFRHQRNVGPRVGIC; encoded by the exons ATGGACGCTGGTGATCCTAGTTTCAACAAAGCTAGTAACCCTTATGTTACTGAGCAAGAGTTAGAAGATAACGACAACGCTTCATCAGAAACCGGCGCTGAGTCTCCTCCTTCTACCACTTTCAACGATATCAAACTCTCTCCTAAAAAAGG TAGGAGATCCATACAGAAAAGAGTTGTGTCAGTGCCTATCAAGGACGTTGAAGGTTCCCGCTTTAAAGGTGAGAGTGCTCCACCATCCGATTCTTGGGCTTGGCGAAAGTACGGCCAAAAACCCATCAAAGGCTCTCCTTATCCCAG AGGTTATTATCGGTGTAGTAGCTCGAAGGGATGTCCGGCAAGGAAACAAGTCGAGAGGAGTCATGTGGACCCTAAAATGTTAGTGATCACGTACTCCTGCGAACACAATCACCCTTGGCCCGCTTCTAGACACAATACCGCCGCCGCTAAGCAAGCTGCTGCGGCGGCGAAGGCAGCGGCTGCAGCGGAGGCATCAACCGCAACTGTAACAGCTGTAAAGAACGAGCCATCTACGTCGCAGGCCGACATGGAACAGGAATCAGGGACCGAAGAGAGGTTCACTGATTTGACGGAGGACTCGATTCTTACAACAGGGGACGAATTTGCTTGGTTCGGGGAGATGGAAACGACATCGTCGACGGTTCTGGAGAGCCCCCTGTTTACAGAAAGGGATGAATGCGATGCCGACGTGGCGATGGTCTTCCCGATGAAGGAAGAGGACGAGTCGTTATTCGCCGATCTGGGCGAGTTGCCTGAGTGCTCCTTTGTGTTTAGGCATCAACGGAATGTGGGACCACGGGTTGGGATCTGCTGA
- the LOC107961554 gene encoding uncharacterized protein: protein MVTKLQRRTASRRKLQFLPTLSNTKSVKRSSIVLNVLLQCHKLKVKLEEIHREYQNLMTIRNQYFTLLKHIQVSKEVKVEKVGEEFVVKVSCNKGRDKLISIIEAFEELGLNVVRARVNCSHFFAMEAIAVAQDQKTTDINDVTQAILMAIEKQGGDHIKDFCQVSKC from the exons ATGGTAACTAAGCTGCAAAGGAGAACAGCTTCTCGCAGAAAGCTTCAGTTTCTTCCAACTCTCTCCAACACCAAATCT GTTAAAAGGAGTTCCATAGTCCTAAATGTTCTTCTCCAATGTCACAAGCTCAAAGTCAAGCTGGAAGAAATACACAGAGAGTACCAAAATCTGATGACTATCAGAAACCAATACTTCACTCTATTGAAACATATACAAGTCTCAAAG GAAGTGAAGGTGGAGAAGGTTGGAGAAGAGTTTGTAGTCAAAGTGAGTTGCAACAAAGGAAGGGACAAATTGATCTCAATTATAGAGGCGTTTGAAGAGCTGGGTCTTAATGTTGTTCGAGCTAGAGTTAATTGCAGCCATTTCTTTGCCATGGAAGCCATTGCTGTAGCTCAAGACCAGAAAACTACTGATATCAATGATGTTACGCAAGCTATTCTTATGGCCATTGAAAAGCAAGGAGGTGACCATATTAAAGATTTTTGCCAGGTTTCCAAATGTTAA